TCGGGGGACGGGCCCGCATCCTCAATCTCACCGGTCTGGCTTATCCGTTTGGGGATGAGCTGGCCCGCCCGCTGACCGGCCCGCTCAGGCATGTCGCTCTGGATGCTCTTCTGGGAGACAGGGCTGCGCTGGCAGAATTGCGCCTGTGGCTCGGCCACCGGCAGCCGGCCTGTCCGGATGACATTGCCAGGGTCCTGCGCCGGGTGGGGGCTGATCCAATGGTGCGCATGTCGCAGCAGGAACTGGCGGCAAGCCTTGGCATGGAGCGCACGCGGGCTCTTCGCTACTTCAAGAGCGCCACCGGGATGACCTTCCGGAGGTTCAAGTCATGGTCTGCTTTGCAGGATGCTGCCCGCCAATTGATGGGCGGCGGGCTCGTTCGCGATGCGGCGCTCGACAACGGCTTTGCCGACAGTGCGCATCTGTCGCGTAGTTTCCGGGTCACTCTCGGCCTCACCCCGCGGGATGCAGTCGCGGGATATCGCGCTGCCATCGGCGCGGCGTCTCAGTCTTGCCAGGCCTGATCCGCCGCACGTTTGTTCTACGCCGCACCGGCCCCTCCGTGATTTCTGGGTCCATTACCAATGGAAATGCGGAGCAAAGCCGATGCCGGCAGCAGCAGATATACTTGAAACACCGGACACGCAGGCCCTGTTCGAGCGGTACCACCTGGGTTGGGAGACACGGGATCCGAAGCTGATTGCCTCGCTTCATTCCGCCGATACCGTGTTCCATGTCCATGATGGCTCCGAGCCCGTCGTCGGGCGGGATGAACTCCTGTCCCATTGCGCCGGCCTGTTCGAGCAGTACGACTTTTCCCTGGAGCGGGGCCGCCTTTTGTGTGGCAGTGATTTCTGGGTCTTTGAATGGCAGATGGTGATGAATTTCACAGGCACCGACGGCGTGCCGTTCACCGCCACATGCGAGATGCTGGACGTGGTCACCCTGAATGAGGCGGGCGAAGTTGTTCGCAAGGATGTCTTCGTCAATGGCGCCCAGCAGCAGGCCGCCTTTATGCGTGCGGGGATCTCCCTCTAAGGCCCGGCGTAAACGCCTGCCTCTCCACATGAAAACGGGGGCCCGGACGATTCTCCTGGGCCCCCGCATGTGCGGCGCAGTCGGCAGGGGCGCGCCTCCAATGTCTGGGTGGCCATGCGCGGGATGGTGCGCAGATGAAGGACGTGCCTTGCCGTGCGGTAGATGATGTTGCGACAAGGTTATCGGCAAAGCCTGGATTAATGGATGTCTGCAAAGCGCTTGCGGCTATGCCGGATCCCCAACTAGCATCCAGGCAAAGGGGCGGCGGCAGACCGCCTGCGAGTGATGCGGGAGGAGAAACCATGGGCCAGTCATGGGATGTGAAACGGCTTGCGGGCACGTTGGGCGCGGAGGTAACGGGCATCAGGCTCGCGGAAATCGGCGCTGAGGAGACGGATGCGGTCAAGGCGCTGCTGTCCCAGCATAAAGTGCTGCTGTTTCCCGATCAGCACCTGTCGCCGGACGAGCATGTGGCCCTCGGGCAGAAGTTCGGTGAGCTGGAGGGGGCGCACCCCAACCTCGCTAAGCCCGGCATGCCGAGCCCGCACATTTTCGAGCTCAAGGCGACGGAGGGCGGCATTGCCGACGAGTGGCATACGGATCTGACGTTTACGGAGCACCCGCCGCTGATGTCGATCCTCAACATGGTCGCCTGCCCGGAGGCCGGGGGTGACACCATGTGGACTGATCTCATCGCCGCCTACAATGACCTGTCAGAACCCATGCAGGAGATGCTGGACGGGCTTACGGCGCTGCATGATGCCCGTCCGCATGGCAATCGCGACGCAATGGCAATTCATCCGGTGGTGCGCGTCCATCCGACAACCGGTGAGAAAGCGCTTTATGTCAATGAGCACTTCACCCGCCGCATCGTCGAGATGAATCCGTTTGAGAGTGAGGCGCTTCTCGCCTTCCTCACACGCTGGGTTCAAAACCCGCGCTTCACCGTGCGCCTCCACTGGACGGAGGGCGCCATCGGCATGTGGGACAACCGGGTCACGCAGCATTTCGTCATCAATGATTTTATCGGCGAGCGGGTCATCCAGCGCGTCACGGTGCTGGGGGATGATCCACAGGGGGCGGGCGCCCCGCGCTGGCGGCCCTGGACAGAGCGGGCGACGATCTCCGCCACCAGCCATTGGGATGCGCAGCTCTACCGCTTCCTGAGGGACCGCGACAGCAAGCAGGCTGCTGAATAGTTCCGCCGAAAGTTGCTTCCTTTTCCGGCTGTGACCGGTATTTCGCTGGCCTAGTTTGCATGGCCGGGCGCAATGGCACCGTTGATCCGGTTCAGATTGCTTTCACTGACAACTCCGAAATCATGACCTTCGATGAAGAGGCTGCTTGACGAGTTTAGGTCAAATGTCCTAATTGGTTGGACATTCGTCCTAGAAATGAAAGAGCGTCATGGTAACCGGGAGGCCCGCAGTCGGGCGAAAGAACGTCGATGCCGGAAAGACTGCCGGCAAGGGCGGCGGACAGACGCGGGAGCTCATCCTCGCTGTGGCCGACCGGTTGTTCTACGAGCGTGGCTTTGAAGCCACGTCATTCGCTGACATCGCCGGTGTTGCCGGGCTGTCGCGTGGCAATTTCTACTATCACTTCAAGACCAAGGACGAGATCCTGGATGCAGTGATCGATCTGAGGCTGGCCAATACGCGGGCCATGCTGCGTGACTGGCAAGCGGAGTCCGACAGCCCGCGGGACCGGATTGTCAGCTTCATCCGTATTCTGATCACAAACAGGGCCAGCATCATGGCGCATGGTTGCCCTGTCGGCACGCTCAATAATGAACTCGCCAAGCTTGAGCACGCCCATCGAGGACGGGCGCGTCAGGTCTTCACCCTTTTCCGGCGGTGGCTTGTTGGTCAGTTCGAGCAGCTTGGCTTCGCAGATGCTGCAGATGATCTGGCCATGCATGTGCTGATGCGCAGCCAGGGCGTTGCCGCTCTGGCGACCGCTTTTCGCGACAAGGCATTCGTCGCACGCGAAGTTGACGACATGTGCCGCTGGCTGGATGCCGAGATTGCCAGACTAAGGCACTGACCCCGGTTGTTTTCGGTGCCTGTGAAAGGTGCCTGACCTTGGAGTAAGCATAATGTTTATCGTCGTATTGCGGTTCGGAGCGAACAAAGCAAAGGCGCCTGAGTTCATGGATGCCCACAACGCATGGATAGCCCGTGGCTTCGACGACGGTGTGTTCCTTCTTGTGGGCGGTTTGCAGCCGCAACAGGGCGGTGTCTTTCTCGCTCAGGCCACGGACCGTCCCGCGCTTGAGGCCTTCATCCGGCAGGACCCGTTCGTCAAACACGGCATCGTCGAGATGGATGTGTTGGAAGTGGCCCCGGGCCGGGTCGATGCACGGCTGGATTTCCTGAAAGCAGCCTGAACCCCCTGGGGCCGAAGCAGGGAAAGCCAAGACATCAGTCGCCTGCGTTGAGCAAGGTTTGTTCTGGCAGGGCTTCCTGGTGAGGCAGAGTGAAGGGCACTTCCAGCCAGAAGCAGCTGCCGGCACCCAGCTTGCTCTGCACGCCGATCTCTCCATCCAGCAGGTCCGCAAGCTGGCGGCAGATGGCAAGCCCCAGTCCCGTGCCGCCGTGGCTTCTGGTGATGGTGTCCTCAAGCTGGCGGAAACTTTCGAAGATCTCGTCCAGCCGGTCATTGGGGATGCCGATGCCGGTGTCTTCCACCTCAATGCGCAGGCAGCATGTATTGTCGGCCTTGCGCATCTCGCGCACCCCGACGCGCACGTGGCCTTGCTGGGTGAACTTGATCGCGTTGTTGATCAGATTGGTGACGATCCGGCGCAGCGCGTCAGGGTCGGTTATCACGCATCTCGACAGTGCACGGGCGCCGTCGAGTTCGAGGGCAATGTGCTTGCTGTCAGCCAGTGGTGTGAACAGCGCAATCACTTCTTCAAGCAGTGACGCGGGGTCAAAGGGCTGCGGCCGCATGGTGCTGGCACCGGCCTCATTGCGTGAATAGTCGAGAATATTGTTGAGAATTTCCAGGAGCGATGTCGCAGACATCAGCGCGGTTTCCGCCTGATCACGCTCCTGATCCGGAATGTCTGCGGTGGACAGCAATTGAAGCATGCCGATGACGCCGTTCATCGGGGTGCGGATTTCATGGCTCATGACCGTCAGAAAATCGGTCTTGGCACGGTCGGCCTCCATCGCCCGGATGCGCTGGGTTTCGATGCGACGCACGGCGCGCTGCATTTCGCGGCGATAAATTGTGCAGCCGATGAAAATGATGATTGCAGCGCAAATGAGCGCAACAAGAACAGCAGGATCCGTGATGCCCGAAGCAGGGCCCTGAAGCTCAATTGCGAAGTTGCCGAGATAGACGGCGACGATGATTGCCGTGGCAGTCAGCCCGAATTGCCATCCCACTGCGAGCGTGACGGCGGCAATTGCTGAGAGCAACAGGATGTTTGTTGAGGACAGGACATTGCCGATGCTCAGTGACAGCAGGATGAAGAACACCATGAGGCCGCTGCAGCAGATGAGGGCCCGTCGCGCGAAGTTCTCTTGTTCATTGACCAGCAAAGGCAGGCCGGCGAAACCGAAGGCGATTGCCTGAGCCACGGCCATCTCCGCCCAGAAACGGTCGAGATAGGGCAGGTTGACGATATTGACGATCGTGCCCGACAGGGCCGCCATGAGACAGAATGCAGAGAGGATGCGCCCGGAAGCCGCGCGCAGTTCGCGCCCCTCCGCGGGCGCTGGCCAGTAGATGTTTGTCAGGCGTCCAAGCATGGCAATCCATCGGCGCAATCGGTTCCGCGCATAAGTGGTAATTGATGAATGTTAAGCAATGCCGAACCGATTCCAGCTGGGAACGAAAAATCCATCTGTCACAGATAGTTAGTTTGATTACGGACGAATTTTCTTCTACCTCTGGTTGCTGAATACAGTTCTGCGGGGAGAATTCACGCTCATGGCTGACCGAAAGCGCGTCGCCTTCGTTGCCTGTCGCCACACGCTCACGGGTTCTCCGGACCGGTGGCCGGATGCCTATGAGCACGACCGGGAGCGGGATGCCTTCATGCCGGCTTTCCAGGCAGCCGGACTGGATCTCGTGGAGCTCGATTGGGAGCAGTCGGACCCGGCGCGGGATGACATTGATCTCTATTTCATCCGCACCACGTGGAACTACAAGGAAAAGCCGGAGGCGTTTGCGGCCTTCGTCCAGCAGGCCGCGGGCCATGCACCGGTGATGAATGATCCCGCCACAATCCTGTGGAACATGAACAAACGCTATCTGGGGGAACTGGAAGCACAGGAGCTGCCTGTTATCCCGTCCGCCTTTATCGACCGTGATGGAGTGACCGTGGACGATGTCCGGGCCCGGCTTGGTGCCGACGAGATTGTCCTGAAGCCGCTTGTGGGCGGTGGCGGCTTCGATATGCGCCGGATCAGGGCCGATGAACCGGGCGATGACACTATTCCGGTCAGCCAGTTCGCTCAGCCCTTTCTCCCAGGCATTCTGGATGAGGGAGAAATTTCATTCGTGTTCGTGGAAGACCGTTTCTCTCATGCGCTTCGCAAGCTCCCGGCCGAGGGAAATTATCTGATCCACACACATCATGGCGGCCGCAACGAAATCTATGAGCCGACTGCCTCTGATCTTGAGACCTGCGGGGCCTTTCTTGACGTGCTGCCTGCACCGGCGCTTGCCACCCGCATTGATGTGGTGCCGCATCAGGGGAAACTGCTTCTGATGGAACTGGAAGCCATAGAGGCGCATTTGTTTCCTGAGTATAATCCGCAGCTGGGGGGACTTCTCGCGGAGGCATGCGCGCGCATCATCGCGGCTGCGTGACCCTTCCCGACAAGGAGACCCCATGTCCTCTACAGATGTTGCAGGCGGGGTACCTGCCGCCGAGGCACCTGATACCCCGCCATGGGCCGCAGGTGCCGCCGGACGGCCCGATGAGCTTTATCCGGTCCTGA
The sequence above is drawn from the Pyruvatibacter mobilis genome and encodes:
- a CDS encoding helix-turn-helix domain-containing protein encodes the protein MSDFGDPFVSSLFPFASERLQAHALPAMSVLQGLDGPILLETGAARVEGDVLLVRQDIHHQVWIGGRARILNLTGLAYPFGDELARPLTGPLRHVALDALLGDRAALAELRLWLGHRQPACPDDIARVLRRVGADPMVRMSQQELAASLGMERTRALRYFKSATGMTFRRFKSWSALQDAARQLMGGGLVRDAALDNGFADSAHLSRSFRVTLGLTPRDAVAGYRAAIGAASQSCQA
- a CDS encoding nuclear transport factor 2 family protein — encoded protein: MPAAADILETPDTQALFERYHLGWETRDPKLIASLHSADTVFHVHDGSEPVVGRDELLSHCAGLFEQYDFSLERGRLLCGSDFWVFEWQMVMNFTGTDGVPFTATCEMLDVVTLNEAGEVVRKDVFVNGAQQQAAFMRAGISL
- a CDS encoding TauD/TfdA dioxygenase family protein gives rise to the protein MGQSWDVKRLAGTLGAEVTGIRLAEIGAEETDAVKALLSQHKVLLFPDQHLSPDEHVALGQKFGELEGAHPNLAKPGMPSPHIFELKATEGGIADEWHTDLTFTEHPPLMSILNMVACPEAGGDTMWTDLIAAYNDLSEPMQEMLDGLTALHDARPHGNRDAMAIHPVVRVHPTTGEKALYVNEHFTRRIVEMNPFESEALLAFLTRWVQNPRFTVRLHWTEGAIGMWDNRVTQHFVINDFIGERVIQRVTVLGDDPQGAGAPRWRPWTERATISATSHWDAQLYRFLRDRDSKQAAE
- a CDS encoding TetR/AcrR family transcriptional regulator; this encodes MVTGRPAVGRKNVDAGKTAGKGGGQTRELILAVADRLFYERGFEATSFADIAGVAGLSRGNFYYHFKTKDEILDAVIDLRLANTRAMLRDWQAESDSPRDRIVSFIRILITNRASIMAHGCPVGTLNNELAKLEHAHRGRARQVFTLFRRWLVGQFEQLGFADAADDLAMHVLMRSQGVAALATAFRDKAFVAREVDDMCRWLDAEIARLRH
- a CDS encoding YciI family protein; protein product: MFIVVLRFGANKAKAPEFMDAHNAWIARGFDDGVFLLVGGLQPQQGGVFLAQATDRPALEAFIRQDPFVKHGIVEMDVLEVAPGRVDARLDFLKAA
- a CDS encoding sensor histidine kinase, whose translation is MAALSGTIVNIVNLPYLDRFWAEMAVAQAIAFGFAGLPLLVNEQENFARRALICCSGLMVFFILLSLSIGNVLSSTNILLLSAIAAVTLAVGWQFGLTATAIIVAVYLGNFAIELQGPASGITDPAVLVALICAAIIIFIGCTIYRREMQRAVRRIETQRIRAMEADRAKTDFLTVMSHEIRTPMNGVIGMLQLLSTADIPDQERDQAETALMSATSLLEILNNILDYSRNEAGASTMRPQPFDPASLLEEVIALFTPLADSKHIALELDGARALSRCVITDPDALRRIVTNLINNAIKFTQQGHVRVGVREMRKADNTCCLRIEVEDTGIGIPNDRLDEIFESFRQLEDTITRSHGGTGLGLAICRQLADLLDGEIGVQSKLGAGSCFWLEVPFTLPHQEALPEQTLLNAGD
- a CDS encoding ATP-grasp domain-containing protein, which produces MADRKRVAFVACRHTLTGSPDRWPDAYEHDRERDAFMPAFQAAGLDLVELDWEQSDPARDDIDLYFIRTTWNYKEKPEAFAAFVQQAAGHAPVMNDPATILWNMNKRYLGELEAQELPVIPSAFIDRDGVTVDDVRARLGADEIVLKPLVGGGGFDMRRIRADEPGDDTIPVSQFAQPFLPGILDEGEISFVFVEDRFSHALRKLPAEGNYLIHTHHGGRNEIYEPTASDLETCGAFLDVLPAPALATRIDVVPHQGKLLLMELEAIEAHLFPEYNPQLGGLLAEACARIIAAA